In Oncorhynchus mykiss isolate Arlee chromosome 1, USDA_OmykA_1.1, whole genome shotgun sequence, the following proteins share a genomic window:
- the LOC110530152 gene encoding forkhead box protein G1-like has translation MGDQKEPPMVHRSTSFSIKSLLLPSKCDKQDSVLPEKNTVYSGSDSEKSLDPDMESAPLNPEKPKEEDEGTERATEPSKNGKYDKPPFSYNALIMMAIRQSPEKRLTLNGIYEFIMKNFPYYREHKQGWQNSIRHNLSLNKCFVKVPRHYDDPGKGNYWMLDPSSDDVFIGGTTGKLRRRSATSRGKLAMKRGLRFAPLSLGINDRANNPLYWQISPFLSLHHPHYNGSSAGFLNQGHAYGSLLPGVDQLSNGDLTRHLGGSVGALGLSNSYGVSTSGLLSGQSGYFVSGSQHPPPHLPQSAQGYGVPTSSPQTLISNSLRTSLPSFSPGISSGFPGVLSHQKRVTPNAFLN, from the coding sequence ATGGGAGATCAGAAAGAGCCGCCGATGGTGCACCGATCTACTTCATTTAGTATCAAGAGTCTGCTGCTTCCCTCAAAATGTGACAAACAGGACTCGGTGCTCCCAGAAAAAAACACTGTTTATTCGGGTTCTGATTCGGAAAAATCTCTGGATCCTGATATGGAATCTGCACCTTTGAACCCAGAGAAACCGAAGGAGGAGGACGAGGGTACCGAGCGGGCGACAGAGCCTAGCAAAAATGGGAAATATGATAAACCGCCATTCAGCTACAACGCCTTGATTATGATGGCTATCAGACAGAGTCCTGAGAAGAGACTGACTCTGAACGGTATCTATGAGTTTATCATGAAGAACTTTCCATATTACCGGGAGCACAAGCAAGGCTGGCAAAACTCTATCCGCCACAACTTGAGCCTCAataagtgttttgtgaaagtgcCAAGGCATTACGACGACCCGGGCAAAGGGAACTACTGGATGTTGGACCCTTCGAGCGACGATGTGTTTATTGGTGGAACTACGGGAAAACTTCGGAGACGCTCTGCTACCTCAAGGGGTAAACTGGCGATGAAACGGGGACTACGCTTTGCGCCTCTCAGTTTGGGAATAAACGACAGGGCGAACAACCCTCTGTATTGGCAAATCTCTCCGTTTTTATCGTTGCACCATCCCCATTACAATGGATCATCTGCAGGATTTCTGAACCAAGGGCACGCGTATGGGTCTCTACTCCCCGGGGTGGACCAGCTGAGTAACGGGGACCTTACACGCCATCTAGGTGGATCTGTCGGTGCTCTGGGTTTGTCAAACAGTTACGGTGTAAGCACGTCTGGGCTACTATCGGGACAGAGTGGCTACTTTGTCTCAGGGAGCCAGCACCCGCCGCCGCATCTCCCGCAGAGCGCGCAGGGCTATGGTGTGCCGACGAGCTCGCCACAAACACTGATCTCGAACTCTCTAAGAACGTCCCTACCGTCTTTTTCACCGGGAATTTCTAGCGGGTTTCCAGGAGTGTTGTCTCATCAAAAGAGGGTCACTCCAAATGCTTTCTTAAACTGA